A window of the Candidatus Eisenbacteria bacterium genome harbors these coding sequences:
- a CDS encoding ABC transporter permease codes for MKFSKIELNLRAAVGRAYVRVVAANREPSWIITETVLPLLSIFAFVYIYRAMKAPEEFVGFVVLGGAMTAYWMNVLWSMASQFYWERETGLLQLYLVAPCSRMAILLGMAVGAIIMTTTRAASAIILGSLIFKVHYQITSIPLLIVIFFLTMLSLYGLGMMLSSLFLFFGREAWHTVNLLQEPVYLVSGFYFPVRALGFWFALAGSIIPLTLGLDGMRQLLFGPEKARGFLDVRLEALILLVLGVIFLIGAQKSLSFMERKGKEEGRLTLRWQ; via the coding sequence ATGAAATTCTCGAAGATTGAGCTTAACCTGCGCGCTGCTGTTGGAAGAGCGTACGTAAGAGTCGTTGCAGCGAACAGGGAGCCTTCCTGGATAATAACTGAGACGGTGCTGCCGTTGCTTTCCATATTTGCTTTTGTCTATATCTACAGGGCAATGAAGGCGCCGGAGGAATTCGTTGGATTCGTGGTCCTGGGCGGCGCGATGACGGCTTACTGGATGAATGTGCTCTGGAGCATGGCAAGTCAGTTCTATTGGGAAAGAGAGACCGGGCTGCTTCAACTGTATCTTGTCGCACCTTGCTCGAGGATGGCCATTCTTCTGGGGATGGCAGTCGGCGCAATAATCATGACGACCACGCGGGCCGCCTCAGCGATCATTCTGGGCAGCCTGATCTTCAAGGTTCATTATCAAATCACTTCAATCCCTCTTTTGATTGTGATCTTCTTCCTTACCATGCTGTCTCTCTATGGCCTTGGAATGATGTTAAGCTCTCTCTTTCTTTTCTTCGGAAGGGAGGCCTGGCACACTGTCAATTTGCTTCAAGAGCCGGTTTACCTGGTGTCCGGGTTCTACTTTCCCGTGAGGGCGCTCGGCTTCTGGTTTGCGCTGGCAGGTTCCATCATACCTCTCACGCTCGGACTTGACGGGATGCGGCAGCTTCTCTTCGGCCCGGAGAAGGCAAGGGGATTTCTAGATGTACGGCTTGAGGCATTGATTCTCCTTGTTCTCGGAGTAATCTTCCTGATTGGAGCTCAAAAGTCCCTGTCATTCATGGAACGAAAGGGGAAGGAAGAAGGGAGGCTCACACTCAGGTGGCAGTAG
- a CDS encoding ATP-binding cassette domain-containing protein, which translates to MNFSVETEGLTRIFKASKKEYHKKAITALDDVNLSVREGELFGILGPNGAGKTTLIKILTTLLLPTSGKAHVLGFDVLKEAGKVRESINVVSGGEQSGYGILTVRETLWMFSQFYGVPGREAKKRIDFLLSACSLADKANTKMNKLSTGFRQRLNFARGFVSDPKVIFLDEPTLGLDVTSAREIRAFVKRWVKEKPGRTVLLTTHYMAEADELCERVAIIDRGRCLACESPKVLKAELVSESVFHLEVDLCPDGLGGLKEVRGVRSFATSHRENVGKTEVKLVLESDSVISDVVSFVRASGLNVMTLSKVEPTLEDVFVKHVGRSLEDEILED; encoded by the coding sequence ATGAACTTCTCTGTCGAAACAGAAGGACTCACCAGAATCTTCAAGGCGTCGAAGAAGGAATATCATAAGAAGGCGATAACCGCACTTGACGACGTCAACCTCAGTGTCAGGGAGGGCGAGCTTTTCGGAATTCTGGGGCCAAACGGCGCCGGCAAGACTACGCTGATCAAGATACTCACTACTCTTCTCCTTCCCACGTCAGGAAAAGCCCATGTTCTTGGATTCGATGTTCTCAAGGAAGCCGGCAAGGTCAGAGAATCCATAAACGTCGTTTCGGGCGGTGAGCAGAGCGGCTACGGAATCCTTACCGTGAGAGAAACACTCTGGATGTTCTCTCAGTTCTATGGCGTCCCGGGACGAGAGGCAAAGAAAAGGATAGATTTTTTGCTGTCGGCGTGCAGCCTTGCTGATAAAGCAAACACTAAGATGAACAAACTCTCCACCGGCTTCAGACAGAGACTGAACTTTGCGAGAGGATTTGTGAGTGACCCAAAGGTGATCTTTCTGGATGAGCCTACTCTTGGACTGGACGTTACATCAGCGCGCGAGATAAGAGCATTCGTGAAGCGCTGGGTAAAGGAGAAACCCGGGAGGACTGTCCTTCTTACCACGCACTACATGGCTGAAGCGGACGAGCTCTGCGAGAGAGTTGCCATTATCGACAGAGGGAGATGTCTTGCATGTGAGTCACCGAAGGTACTCAAGGCGGAGCTCGTCAGTGAGTCGGTCTTCCATCTTGAAGTTGATCTCTGCCCCGACGGACTGGGCGGCTTGAAAGAAGTCCGCGGTGTGAGAAGCTTTGCAACGAGTCACAGAGAGAATGTCGGAAAGACAGAAGTCAAACTTGTCCTGGAAAGCGACTCAGTGATTTCGGACGTTGTTTCCTTTGTGAGAGCATCCGGACTCAATGTAATGACACTGAGCAAGGTTGAGCCGACTCTTGAAGACGTGTTCGTCAAACATGTAGGGAGAAGCCTCGAAGATGAAATTCTCGAAGATTGA